In Halobacteriovorax marinus SJ, the following proteins share a genomic window:
- a CDS encoding 23S rRNA (pseudouridine(1915)-N(3))-methyltransferase RlmH has product MKEVHLIVVGKLKDKNIESLENDYLKRIKSPKFIIHEVKSHKENLDLEAGEVEKKLNDLGPCYPILLAENGQLFDSPKMSKWLFNLIENRSEKIVFIIGGASGHGVKIIERAKEKLSLSPLTYPHKLARLLFVEQIYRAITIQSGHPYHK; this is encoded by the coding sequence GTGAAAGAAGTTCACTTAATAGTCGTTGGAAAGTTAAAAGATAAGAATATCGAATCACTTGAAAACGACTACCTAAAAAGAATTAAGTCACCTAAATTCATAATTCACGAAGTAAAATCACACAAAGAAAACTTAGACCTTGAGGCCGGAGAAGTTGAAAAAAAACTTAATGATCTTGGCCCATGCTACCCAATTCTTCTGGCCGAAAATGGTCAGCTTTTTGATAGCCCCAAAATGTCCAAATGGCTATTTAACCTCATTGAAAACCGAAGTGAGAAGATTGTCTTCATCATCGGAGGAGCCAGTGGGCATGGAGTTAAAATTATTGAAAGGGCCAAAGAGAAGCTTTCGCTATCTCCACTAACCTATCCTCATAAGTTAGCTAGACTCCTTTTTGTAGAGCAAATCTACAGAGCTATTACAATTCAATCTGGGCACCCATATCATAAGTAG